One Tomitella gaofuii DNA segment encodes these proteins:
- a CDS encoding DUF3566 domain-containing protein encodes MSPDKTPASRTGSGGKPEQPRTATTDPGQGQDPAQRVRAEEAQRMRERVHQREVSEEQQNPEPGTGSADASSSAGRSSGTPAEPRPDARGTDSAAPRKGRTIASASASVPRRTEQQAAKRPIISGTAAAKLLGTETGTGSGAEGAGPKKATAAAAAGTTSGGAGSATKPGGGIDGPTSHIDRSSLAATEMPDLGKVRHPAPAETKLEPEPHQRTAVTVGKRRGRGPLRASMQLRSIDPWSALKVSLVVSVALFLVWMVAVAIIYVVLDGMGVWDRLNSGVSDIISTEESSSALVGPGQVFGVAAILGIINIVLMTALSTLGAFIYNMSSEMVGGVEVTLADRD; translated from the coding sequence GTGAGCCCTGACAAGACGCCGGCCTCCCGCACCGGCTCGGGCGGCAAGCCCGAGCAGCCCCGGACTGCCACGACGGACCCCGGGCAGGGGCAGGATCCGGCGCAGCGGGTGCGGGCCGAGGAGGCCCAGCGCATGCGGGAGCGCGTGCACCAGCGTGAGGTGTCCGAGGAGCAGCAGAATCCGGAGCCGGGCACGGGCTCAGCCGATGCATCGTCGTCCGCCGGGCGGTCGTCGGGCACGCCGGCGGAGCCGCGGCCGGACGCGCGGGGCACCGATTCCGCAGCCCCGCGCAAAGGTCGGACGATCGCGTCGGCCAGCGCGAGCGTGCCACGGCGCACGGAACAGCAGGCGGCCAAGCGCCCCATCATCTCCGGCACCGCCGCGGCGAAGCTGCTCGGCACGGAGACCGGGACGGGTTCGGGGGCCGAGGGCGCAGGCCCGAAGAAGGCCACCGCTGCGGCCGCCGCGGGTACGACGAGCGGTGGGGCGGGGTCCGCGACCAAGCCCGGGGGCGGGATCGACGGGCCCACGAGCCACATCGACCGGTCGAGCCTGGCGGCGACGGAGATGCCCGACCTGGGGAAGGTGCGGCACCCCGCGCCGGCGGAGACGAAGCTCGAGCCGGAGCCGCATCAGCGCACCGCCGTCACAGTCGGCAAACGGCGGGGGCGCGGCCCCCTGCGCGCGTCCATGCAGCTGCGGTCCATCGACCCCTGGTCGGCCCTCAAGGTGTCCCTGGTGGTCTCGGTGGCGCTGTTCCTGGTGTGGATGGTGGCGGTGGCCATCATCTACGTCGTGCTCGACGGCATGGGCGTGTGGGACCGGCTCAACTCCGGTGTGTCCGACATCATCTCCACCGAAGAGTCGAGCTCGGCGCTTGTCGGGCCAGGACAGGTCTTCGGCGTGGCGGCGATCCTCGGGATCATCAACATCGTGCTGATGACCGCGCTGAGCACGCTGGGTGCCTTCATCTACAACATGTCGTCCGAGATGGTCGGCGGTGTCGAAGTGACGCTCGCCGACCGGGACTGA
- a CDS encoding SagB/ThcOx family dehydrogenase: MDGTTTAHLHDDEHPDGRKWEAVLAARTSTKPLSAEPLPAAQLIRLLDGAVGERPDGSRRYPSAHAHYPVDVFVAVGGIDGLQSGAYLFHAAESSMIPVTQRDHRHALARATLDAAWAAESPALLLLAADLDAAGRAFQAQGRGRGARYCWIEAGAVVQNVHLCAAALGLGTVFLGGIDDDAMRAAAQPVVGSSRSVLGLLPLGFAAGCLPQPVSAATACGAPGRRRRSGPDDGVNNDLLVETRGIEPLT; this comes from the coding sequence ATGGACGGAACCACCACGGCCCATCTGCACGACGACGAACATCCTGACGGGCGAAAGTGGGAAGCGGTGCTCGCCGCACGAACCTCGACCAAGCCGTTGTCCGCCGAGCCACTACCCGCGGCACAGCTCATCCGCCTCCTCGACGGTGCCGTCGGCGAGCGCCCGGACGGGAGTCGCCGGTACCCCTCCGCGCACGCGCACTACCCGGTGGACGTCTTCGTCGCAGTGGGAGGCATCGACGGGCTGCAGAGCGGCGCGTACCTGTTCCACGCCGCCGAATCCTCGATGATCCCCGTCACGCAGAGGGACCATCGACATGCGCTGGCGCGGGCCACGCTCGACGCCGCGTGGGCCGCAGAGTCCCCGGCGCTGCTCCTGCTGGCGGCGGACCTCGATGCGGCGGGCCGCGCCTTTCAAGCCCAGGGACGCGGACGCGGCGCGCGGTATTGCTGGATCGAGGCCGGCGCGGTCGTCCAGAATGTCCACCTGTGCGCGGCCGCGCTCGGTCTCGGCACGGTCTTCCTCGGCGGAATCGATGACGACGCGATGCGCGCGGCGGCCCAGCCGGTCGTCGGAAGCTCCCGGTCCGTGCTGGGCCTGTTGCCGCTCGGCTTCGCCGCCGGCTGCCTCCCGCAGCCGGTTTCCGCTGCAACGGCGTGTGGAGCGCCTGGCCGCCGCCGTCGATCAGGCCCCGACGACGGTGTGAACAATGACCTTCTGGTGGAGACTAGGGGAATCGAACCCCTGACCTGA
- a CDS encoding SDR family NAD(P)-dependent oxidoreductase — translation MGSVSGKVAVVTGAASGIGRELALELARRGAKLALADVDDRGLAQTEGRVRALGAEASGSHLDVSSRDDVATFAGDVVDRFGVVHQIYNNAGISGGSHSILDSDYAVFDRVLGINLWGVIHGTKAFLPHLIASGDGHVINISSLNGIMAQPELGPYCTAKFGVRGFTETLRAEMLADHRPVAVTVVHPGGVKTNIASAALAQAEARGEEPTDRDRVRVRTYNDKLLKLPADKAARTIIDGVEAGRARVLVGNDAKALDLLVRAAPRFYTGLIAKYTEKIFG, via the coding sequence ATGGGTAGCGTGAGCGGCAAGGTCGCGGTGGTCACCGGTGCGGCGTCGGGTATCGGGCGCGAGCTGGCGCTGGAACTGGCGCGCCGGGGCGCGAAACTCGCATTGGCCGACGTGGACGATCGGGGGCTCGCGCAGACGGAGGGGCGGGTGCGGGCGCTCGGCGCCGAGGCGTCCGGCTCGCACCTGGACGTGAGCAGCCGCGACGACGTCGCCACCTTCGCCGGCGACGTGGTCGACCGGTTCGGCGTGGTGCACCAGATCTACAACAACGCCGGCATCTCCGGAGGCAGCCACTCGATCCTCGACTCCGACTATGCCGTGTTCGACCGCGTCCTCGGCATCAACCTGTGGGGGGTCATCCACGGCACCAAGGCGTTCCTGCCGCACCTCATCGCATCGGGCGACGGCCACGTCATCAACATCTCGAGCCTCAACGGGATCATGGCGCAGCCGGAGCTGGGTCCGTACTGCACGGCGAAGTTCGGTGTTCGTGGCTTCACCGAGACGTTGCGCGCGGAGATGCTCGCCGATCACCGGCCCGTCGCCGTCACCGTGGTGCACCCGGGCGGTGTGAAGACGAACATCGCGTCCGCGGCCCTCGCGCAGGCCGAGGCGCGCGGCGAGGAGCCGACGGACCGCGACCGGGTCCGTGTGCGCACCTACAACGACAAGCTGCTGAAGCTGCCGGCCGACAAGGCCGCGCGCACCATCATCGACGGCGTGGAGGCTGGCCGCGCGCGCGTTCTGGTCGGCAACGACGCCAAGGCGCTCGACCTGCTCGTGCGCGCGGCGCCCCGGTTCTACACCGGCCTCATCGCCAAGTACACGGAGAAGATCTTCGGCTGA
- a CDS encoding helix-turn-helix transcriptional regulator translates to MESMHKRGGPGDGTADVAAVSALDEPTRGRLYNLICDSAVPIGRDEAANALGIPRKTAAFHLDKLAEVGLLEISFARRGGRRGPGAGRPSKFYHRAQRQIAVQIPARAYEMAGKLLADAVAESERTGDSALTCLSRGAAALGREIGAGSGATVADLMAVLRKHGYEPRLEDGTIVLANCPFHSLVRDHTAMVCGMNLDLIGGAIEGARCEGCHARLEPHDGYCCVRIDPTS, encoded by the coding sequence ATGGAATCCATGCACAAGCGTGGCGGGCCCGGCGACGGGACTGCAGATGTCGCGGCGGTCTCGGCGCTCGACGAACCCACCCGCGGGCGTCTGTACAACCTGATCTGCGATTCCGCGGTTCCGATCGGCCGTGACGAGGCCGCGAACGCGCTCGGGATTCCACGGAAGACGGCGGCATTCCACCTGGACAAACTCGCCGAGGTCGGGCTGTTGGAGATCAGCTTCGCCCGGCGGGGCGGACGCAGAGGGCCGGGGGCGGGCCGGCCGTCGAAGTTCTATCACCGTGCACAACGTCAGATCGCCGTGCAGATTCCGGCGCGCGCCTACGAAATGGCCGGGAAACTCCTCGCCGACGCGGTGGCGGAGTCGGAGCGCACCGGCGACTCCGCGCTGACCTGCCTGTCACGCGGCGCGGCCGCGTTGGGCCGCGAGATCGGCGCCGGTTCGGGCGCGACCGTCGCCGACCTCATGGCGGTGCTCCGCAAGCACGGCTACGAGCCGCGGCTCGAGGACGGGACGATCGTGCTGGCCAACTGCCCGTTCCACTCCCTGGTCCGGGACCACACCGCGATGGTCTGCGGAATGAACCTGGATCTCATCGGCGGCGCGATCGAGGGCGCACGCTGCGAGGGGTGCCATGCGCGACTCGAGCCGCACGACGGCTACTGCTGCGTGCGGATCGACCCGACGTCCTGA
- the folE gene encoding GTP cyclohydrolase I FolE — MTVSSLVDVGVQPDDPRYGRRLRAARARPAIDGDAAGRAVADLLRALGRDPEDEHLCDTPRRVADAYRELLTPREFDLTTFPNDSGYDELVLARDIPMTSLCEHHMLPFSGVAHVGYLPGVRILGLSKLARVVELFARDLQVQERLTMQVADWLGENLAPRGIGVVIEAEHMCMSIRGVHAAGTRTTTSAMRGLLREDGAARREFLGLIRH, encoded by the coding sequence ATGACGGTTTCATCTCTTGTCGACGTCGGCGTACAGCCGGACGACCCCCGATACGGGCGGCGACTGCGCGCGGCGCGTGCACGCCCCGCGATCGACGGCGACGCGGCCGGTCGCGCCGTGGCCGACCTGCTGCGCGCCCTGGGCCGCGACCCCGAGGACGAGCATCTGTGCGACACGCCCCGCCGGGTGGCGGACGCCTACCGGGAACTGCTGACTCCGCGGGAGTTCGACCTCACCACCTTCCCCAACGACTCGGGCTACGACGAGCTGGTTCTGGCGCGCGACATCCCCATGACCTCCCTGTGTGAGCACCACATGCTGCCGTTCAGCGGGGTGGCGCACGTCGGCTACCTGCCCGGCGTGCGCATCCTCGGGCTGTCCAAGCTGGCCCGCGTCGTCGAGCTGTTCGCCCGCGACCTGCAGGTGCAGGAGCGGTTGACCATGCAGGTGGCCGACTGGCTGGGCGAGAACCTGGCGCCGCGGGGGATCGGCGTCGTCATCGAGGCCGAGCACATGTGCATGTCCATCCGTGGCGTCCACGCCGCCGGCACCCGTACCACCACGTCGGCGATGCGCGGACTGTTGCGTGAGGACGGCGCGGCCCGCCGTGAGTTCCTCGGCCTCATCCGCCATTGA
- a CDS encoding DUF2231 domain-containing protein yields MSEQIIPTENALQAKQPVSAALTGPYGHPFHPILVTIPIGAWVASLVFDIGSFIVGDPDFLNKGAAWLIAVGVLGALAAATVGFLDLLAIPTGTKAFRTGLTHMSLMLAVTVGFALDFWWRTASGLDGTVGTGPLVLTIVCLIVLVAAGALGGKLAYRYGVRVVDERTQADGFRR; encoded by the coding sequence ATGAGTGAGCAGATCATCCCCACCGAGAACGCGCTGCAGGCGAAGCAGCCGGTGAGCGCGGCACTCACGGGACCGTACGGGCACCCGTTCCACCCGATCCTGGTGACGATCCCCATCGGCGCCTGGGTGGCGTCGCTGGTGTTCGACATCGGATCGTTCATCGTCGGCGACCCGGACTTCCTCAACAAGGGCGCCGCCTGGCTCATCGCGGTGGGGGTGCTCGGCGCGCTCGCCGCGGCCACGGTCGGCTTCCTCGACCTGCTCGCCATCCCCACGGGGACGAAGGCGTTCCGCACCGGGCTCACGCACATGTCGCTGATGCTCGCGGTCACCGTCGGGTTCGCCCTGGACTTCTGGTGGCGCACGGCCTCCGGGCTCGACGGCACCGTCGGCACGGGCCCGCTGGTGCTCACCATCGTCTGCCTGATCGTGCTCGTGGCCGCCGGCGCGCTGGGCGGAAAGCTCGCCTACCGCTACGGCGTCCGCGTGGTCGACGAGCGCACGCAGGCCGACGGCTTCCGCCGCTGA
- a CDS encoding type II toxin-antitoxin system ParD family antitoxin produces the protein MATRNVVLTQRQHEWVDSLVKPGRYQNASEVLREGFRLVEREEGEEAARVAVLRRAAEEGWSDLASGRYDDVDDRSLDHFVGQLGVRAAGASSPD, from the coding sequence GTGGCGACGAGGAACGTGGTCCTGACTCAGCGCCAGCACGAGTGGGTCGACTCGCTCGTGAAGCCCGGGCGTTACCAGAATGCGAGTGAGGTTCTGCGCGAAGGCTTTCGACTCGTGGAGCGGGAGGAAGGCGAAGAGGCCGCCAGAGTGGCCGTCCTGCGTCGCGCCGCGGAGGAGGGCTGGTCCGACCTGGCATCGGGACGATACGACGACGTCGATGACCGGTCTCTCGACCACTTCGTCGGGCAACTCGGCGTCCGTGCGGCCGGGGCGTCATCGCCGGACTGA
- a CDS encoding type II toxin-antitoxin system RelE/ParE family toxin produces the protein MPGYRLTHAAQDDIISILAWSHERFGEEARKRYEAVIATAFRDAAAPGAGIGRRDRPELGEGVSSWHLMQSRTRPPGGTVHRPRHFLICREDRGVLVVGRVLHDAMELRRRLDSRRPWGETSTAEPPARAPAYARNVGCVRRRLRPVPVSSETHPARHPGKRPVTFHAVRPSTVRT, from the coding sequence ATGCCCGGGTATCGACTCACCCACGCCGCCCAGGACGACATCATCTCGATCCTCGCCTGGTCGCATGAGCGATTCGGCGAGGAGGCGCGCAAACGCTACGAGGCCGTCATCGCCACGGCCTTCCGAGACGCTGCCGCCCCCGGTGCCGGAATCGGGCGGAGGGACCGGCCCGAGCTGGGAGAGGGCGTTTCCTCCTGGCACCTGATGCAGAGTCGCACCCGGCCTCCGGGTGGAACCGTCCACCGTCCGCGTCACTTCCTGATCTGCCGGGAGGACCGCGGGGTGCTCGTCGTCGGTCGGGTTCTGCACGACGCCATGGAGTTGCGTCGGCGCCTCGATTCCCGGCGGCCGTGGGGGGAGACGTCCACGGCCGAACCTCCGGCAAGAGCCCCGGCGTACGCGCGAAACGTCGGATGCGTGCGCCGACGACTCCGACCGGTGCCCGTATCGTCGGAGACGCACCCTGCGCGTCACCCCGGAAAACGGCCGGTGACCTTCCATGCGGTGCGCCCATCGACCGTGCGGACGTGA
- a CDS encoding DMT family transporter, producing the protein MTRWLMLVGAIAAEVLGTMSLRAATDHAAWYAVVVAGYVTAFALLSWLLRSGLPIGVVYGIWGASGVALTAVLATVIFGETLSAVAIAGIALIIVGVVLVETGSPGSDRDATEGVR; encoded by the coding sequence ATGACCAGGTGGCTGATGCTCGTCGGCGCCATCGCGGCCGAGGTGCTCGGCACCATGTCGCTGCGCGCGGCCACCGACCACGCCGCGTGGTACGCAGTGGTCGTCGCCGGGTATGTCACCGCCTTCGCGCTGTTGTCGTGGCTGCTGCGTTCGGGGCTGCCGATCGGCGTCGTCTACGGCATCTGGGGCGCCAGCGGCGTCGCCCTCACGGCCGTGCTCGCCACCGTGATCTTCGGCGAGACGCTCAGCGCCGTGGCGATCGCCGGCATCGCGTTGATCATCGTCGGGGTGGTGCTGGTCGAGACCGGGTCTCCCGGCTCCGACCGCGACGCGACCGAGGGGGTGCGGTGA
- a CDS encoding DMT family transporter produces MAGMWLAAAIAAELFATLSLRASRGLEKKAWLLPVVLGYVLAFGFLGGALEAGMPIGVAYGIWTAAGIAMVALLARAIWGDPLTRRMLVGIGVIVAGVVLVEIG; encoded by the coding sequence ATGGCCGGGATGTGGCTGGCCGCCGCGATCGCCGCCGAACTATTCGCCACTTTGTCGCTGCGCGCCTCCCGCGGATTGGAGAAGAAGGCGTGGCTGCTGCCGGTGGTGCTCGGCTACGTGCTCGCGTTCGGGTTCCTCGGCGGCGCGCTCGAGGCCGGCATGCCGATCGGCGTGGCCTACGGCATCTGGACGGCCGCCGGCATCGCGATGGTGGCTCTGCTGGCCCGGGCGATCTGGGGCGACCCGCTCACCAGACGCATGCTCGTCGGCATCGGGGTGATCGTCGCGGGCGTCGTGCTCGTCGAGATCGGCTGA
- a CDS encoding MCE family protein — MVSSESFTLLETSVPRRRILGVVLIALVIGFVAVTVLQYNKAFSTYTSIYLVTDSAGNALPERADVKARGVIMGTVGSTQAHGDKVVLRLDLDPALAEQVPPSATARLLPKTLFGERYVALQIPKGAEGHVSEGDTIYQDASGNAVEIGHMLDTVLPILRAVPPQDLSVTLTAINHMLEGQGEAIGRGIEQLDEITDQVVDRLPDVKADIRGIAEFARTYQSAAPDLVNALDNLRTTNTTVVQMQDRIHDLLLAGADTARASSDLIDRTRGDFVAVSAQSVRPLEVFADASPAFGCTFDEMAKLHDRAKGVVGAGTENPGIRVTLELVNPRGRYLPEQDEPRWLDDRTPRCYPVVPGQNFPVPVDGQLNDGSYQPPVINTGGAPTLYPPDPMYAAEPESQYRGSQSEQEALAQVYAAASGADAASIPGWTTVIGAPSLRGNEVVFR, encoded by the coding sequence ATGGTGAGTTCGGAATCCTTCACCCTGCTCGAGACGTCCGTACCACGCCGCCGCATCCTGGGCGTCGTTCTCATCGCGTTGGTCATCGGGTTCGTGGCGGTGACGGTGTTGCAGTACAACAAGGCGTTCTCGACGTATACGAGTATTTATCTGGTCACCGATAGTGCGGGCAATGCGTTGCCTGAGCGTGCGGATGTGAAGGCGCGGGGGGTGATCATGGGCACGGTCGGGTCGACGCAGGCGCACGGGGACAAGGTGGTGCTGCGGCTGGATCTGGATCCGGCGTTGGCGGAGCAGGTGCCGCCGTCGGCGACGGCGCGGTTGTTGCCGAAGACGTTGTTCGGTGAGCGGTATGTGGCGTTGCAGATTCCGAAGGGCGCCGAGGGGCATGTGTCGGAGGGGGACACGATCTATCAGGATGCGTCGGGCAATGCGGTGGAGATCGGGCACATGCTCGATACGGTGTTGCCGATTCTGCGGGCGGTGCCGCCGCAGGATCTGTCGGTGACGTTGACGGCGATCAATCACATGCTCGAGGGGCAGGGGGAGGCGATCGGGCGGGGGATCGAGCAGCTCGATGAGATCACCGATCAGGTCGTGGACCGGTTGCCGGATGTGAAGGCGGATATCCGGGGGATCGCGGAGTTCGCGCGGACGTATCAGTCGGCGGCGCCGGATCTGGTGAATGCGCTCGATAATCTGCGGACGACGAACACGACCGTGGTGCAGATGCAGGATCGGATCCATGATCTTCTTCTGGCGGGGGCGGATACGGCGCGGGCGTCGTCGGATCTGATCGATCGGACGCGGGGGGATTTCGTGGCGGTGTCGGCGCAGTCGGTGCGGCCGTTGGAGGTTTTCGCGGACGCGTCGCCGGCGTTCGGCTGCACCTTCGACGAGATGGCCAAGCTGCACGACCGGGCGAAGGGGGTCGTCGGCGCCGGCACCGAGAACCCGGGCATCCGCGTGACGCTCGAGCTGGTGAACCCGCGCGGCCGCTACCTGCCCGAGCAGGACGAACCGCGCTGGTTGGATGACCGCACGCCCCGCTGCTACCCGGTGGTGCCCGGGCAGAACTTCCCGGTGCCCGTCGACGGACAACTCAACGACGGGTCGTATCAGCCGCCGGTGATCAATACGGGCGGGGCGCCGACGCTGTATCCGCCGGATCCGATGTATGCGGCCGAGCCGGAGTCGCAGTACCGGGGTTCGCAGTCGGAGCAGGAGGCGCTGGCGCAGGTGTATGCGGCGGCGTCGGGTGCGGACGCGGCGTCGATTCCGGGGTGGACGACGGTGATCGGGGCGCCGTCGCTGCGCGGCAACGAGGTGGTGTTCCGGTAG
- a CDS encoding Rieske 2Fe-2S domain-containing protein — protein MTPSTDGAAGARMIDKGAPPERFARGWHCLGLAKDFRDGKPHSIEAFGGKLVVWQDTQGELNVLDSYCRHMGGDLSQGTIKGDEIACPFHDWRWGGDGKCKEIPYAKRVPMRARTQAWPTMEQDDLLFVWNDPEGGTPEEYIPVIRTGDDEWTEWQWKTITIDTNCREIVDNVVDFAHFFYIHFSLPTYFKNVFEGVTATQYMNGEGREDMLPPGVDRAKVSQGNSSVASYYGPSFMIDELCYHYTGYDVETKLINCHYPVTPGKFVLQYGATVRKTPDIPEGQAEAITASNVGFITRGFEQDVAIWRSKARINNPLLCEEDGPIYQLRRWYEQFYVDRADITDDMTDRFEFEMDPTKANEAWRAQIAENLARREAESAH, from the coding sequence ATGACGCCCTCGACGGACGGTGCGGCAGGAGCTCGCATGATCGACAAGGGCGCGCCGCCCGAGCGGTTCGCCCGCGGCTGGCACTGCCTGGGCCTGGCCAAGGACTTCCGCGACGGCAAGCCCCATTCGATCGAGGCCTTCGGCGGCAAGCTCGTCGTCTGGCAGGACACCCAGGGCGAGCTCAACGTGCTGGACTCGTACTGTCGGCACATGGGGGGCGACCTGTCGCAGGGCACGATCAAGGGCGACGAGATCGCGTGTCCTTTCCACGACTGGCGCTGGGGCGGCGACGGCAAGTGCAAGGAGATCCCCTATGCCAAGCGCGTGCCCATGCGCGCCCGCACCCAGGCCTGGCCCACCATGGAACAGGACGACCTGCTGTTCGTGTGGAACGACCCGGAGGGCGGCACGCCGGAGGAGTACATCCCCGTCATCCGCACCGGCGACGACGAGTGGACCGAGTGGCAGTGGAAGACGATCACCATCGACACCAACTGCCGCGAGATCGTCGATAACGTCGTCGACTTCGCCCACTTCTTCTACATCCACTTCTCGCTCCCCACGTACTTCAAGAACGTCTTCGAGGGCGTCACCGCCACGCAGTACATGAACGGCGAGGGCCGCGAAGACATGCTCCCGCCGGGGGTGGACCGCGCCAAGGTGTCCCAGGGCAATTCGTCGGTGGCGTCCTACTACGGGCCCTCGTTCATGATCGACGAGTTGTGCTATCACTACACGGGCTACGACGTGGAGACCAAGCTCATCAACTGCCACTACCCCGTCACGCCAGGGAAGTTCGTCCTGCAGTACGGGGCCACCGTCCGCAAGACCCCCGACATCCCGGAAGGCCAGGCGGAGGCGATCACGGCATCGAACGTCGGCTTCATCACCCGCGGCTTCGAGCAGGACGTCGCCATCTGGCGCAGCAAGGCCCGCATCAACAACCCGCTGCTGTGCGAGGAGGACGGTCCCATCTACCAGCTGCGCCGCTGGTACGAGCAGTTCTACGTGGACCGGGCGGACATCACCGACGACATGACAGACCGCTTCGAATTCGAGATGGACCCGACCAAGGCCAACGAAGCCTGGCGTGCCCAGATCGCCGAGAACCTCGCCCGGCGCGAGGCAGAATCCGCACACTGA